The following are encoded in a window of Kogia breviceps isolate mKogBre1 chromosome 12, mKogBre1 haplotype 1, whole genome shotgun sequence genomic DNA:
- the ELK3 gene encoding ETS domain-containing protein Elk-3, whose translation MESAITLWQFLLQLLLDQKHEHLICWTSNDGEFKLLKAEEVAKLWGLRKNKTNMNYDKLSRALRYYYDKNIIKKVIGQKFVYKFVSFPEILKMDPHAVEISRESLLLQDSECKAPPESREAHRHGLSALKSASRNEYIHSGLYSSFTINSLQNPPESLKAIKTEKLEEQPEDSPPVEEVRTVIRFVTNKTDKHMSRPVVSLPSTSEAFLASSVSAKISSLMLPNAASISSASPSSSRSPSLSPNSPLPSEHRSLFLEAACHDSDSLEPLNLSSGSKTRSPSLPPKAKKPKGLEISAPPLVLSGTDIGSIALNSPALPSGSLTPAFFTAQTPNGLLLTPSPLLSSIHFWSSLSPVAPLSPARLQGPNTLFQFPTLLNGHMPVPIPSLDRAASPVLLSSNSQKS comes from the exons ATGGAGAGTGCAATCACGCTGTGGCAGTTCCTGTTGCAGTTGCTGCTGGATCAGAAACATGAGCACCTGATCTGCTGGACCTCCAACGATGGTGAATTCAAGCTCCTCAAAGCAGAAGAAGTGGCCAAGCTGTGGGGACTccggaaaaacaaaacaaacatgaaCTACGACAAGCTGAGCAGAGCCCTGCGATACTATTATGACAAG AACATCATCAAGAAGGTGATCGGGCAGAAGTTTGTGTATAAATTCGTCTCTTTCCCGGAGATACTGAAAATGGACCCTCACGCAGTGGAGATCAGCCGGGAGAGCCTTTTGCTGCAGGACAGCGAGTGCAAGGCGCCCCCCGAGAGCCGTGAGGCCCACAGACACGGCCTGTCCGCCCTCAAGAGCGCCAGCCGCAATGAGTACATCCACTCGGGCCTGTACTCGTCCTTCACCATCAACTCCCTGCAGAATCCACCCGAGTCCCTCAAGGCCATCAAGACGGAGAAACTGGAGGAGCAGCCGGAGGACAGCCCTCCCGTGGAAGAAGTCAGGACTGTCATCAGGTTTGTGACCAACAAAACCGACAAGCACATGAGCAGGCCCGTGGTGTCCCTGCCCTCCACGTCGGAGGCCTTCCTGGCCTCGTCCGTCTCGGCCAAGATCTCCTCGTTAATGTTGCCAAATGCCGCCAGCATCTCGTCTGCCTCACCCTCCTCCTCTCGGTCCCCGTCCCTGTCCCCGAACTCGCCCCTCCCCTCCGAACACAGAAGCCTCTTCCTGGAGGCCGCCTGCCATGACTCGGATTCCCTAGAGCCCTTGAACCTGTCATCGGGCTCCAAGACCAGGTCTCCATCTCTTCCCCCAAAGGCCAAAAAACCCAAAGGCTTGGAAATCTCCGCGCCCCCGCTGGTGCTCTCCGGCACCGATATCGGCTCCATCGCCCTCAACAGCCCGGCCCTTCCCTCGGGATCCCTCACCCCAGCCTTCTTCACCGCCCAG ACACCAAATGGACTGCTTCTGACCCCGAGCCCACTGCTCTCCAGCATACACTTCTGGAGCAGCCTTAGTCCAGTTGCTCCACTGAGTCCTGCCCGGCTGCAAGGGCCAAACACGCTGTTCCAG TTCCCTACACTGCTTAATGGCCACATGCCAGTGCCAATCCCCAGTCTGGACAGAGCTGCTTCTCCAGTACTGCTTTCTTCGAACTCTCAGAAATCCTGA